A single genomic interval of Panthera uncia isolate 11264 chromosome A1 unlocalized genomic scaffold, Puncia_PCG_1.0 HiC_scaffold_17, whole genome shotgun sequence harbors:
- the PDLIM4 gene encoding PDZ and LIM domain protein 4 isoform X1, whose protein sequence is MPHSVTLRGPSPWGFRLVGGRDFSAPLTISRVHAGSKAALAALCPGDLIQAINGESTELMTHLEAQNRIKGCHDHLTLSVSRPEGRSWPSTPEDKAQAQRIHIDPEAQDGSPATSRRPSATGIGLEDGRPGLGPPYGQPSHLPLHHNGSNSEATLMTQMSTLHVSPLHSTDPARGLPRSRDCGVDLGSEVYRMLREPAEPLTAEPKQSGSFRYLQGMLEAGEGGERPGPGGPRNLKPTASKLGTPLSGLQGLPECTRCGHGIVGTIVKARDKLYHPECFMCSDCGLNLKQRGYFFLDERLYCESHAKARVKPPEGYDVVAVYPNAKVELV, encoded by the exons GTCCATGCTGGAAGCAAGGCTGCATTGGCCGCCCTGTGCCCTGGAGACCTGATCCAGGCCATCAATGGTGAGAGCACAGAGCTCATGACACACCTGGAGGCGCAGAACCGCATCAAGGGCTGCCATGACCATCTCACACTCTCCGTGAGCAG GCCTGAAGGCAGGAGCTGGCCCAGTACCCCAGAAGACAAGGCTCAGGCACAGAGGATCCACATTGACCCTGAGGCCCAG GATGGCAGTCCGGCGACCAGCAGGCGGCCCTCAGCCACTGGGATTGGGCTAGAAGATGGCAGGCCAGGCCTGGGACCTCCTTATGGGCAGCCATCTCACCTCCCATTGCATCACAATGGCAGCAACAGTGAGGCTACCTTAATGACTCAAATGAGCACCCTGCATGTGTCTCCACTTCACAG CACTGACCCAGCCAGAGGCCTCCCGCGGAGCCGAGACTGCGGAGTGGACCTGGGCTCCGAGGTGTACAGGATGCTTCGGGAGCCGGCTGAGCCCTTGACTGCAGAGCCCAAGCAGTCAGGCTCCTTCCGCTACTTGCAGGGCATGctagaggctggggagggag GGGAGCGGCCCGGGCCTGGCGGCCCCCGCAACCTCAAGCCCACCGCCAGCAAGCTGGGCACTCCGCTGAGTGGCCTGCAAGGACTGCCCGAATGCACACGCTGTGGCCATGGCATCGT GGGCACCATCGTCAAGGCTCGGGACAAGCTTTACCACCCGGAGTGCTTCATGTGCAGCGACTGCGGCCTGAACCTTAAGCAGCGCGGTTACTTCTTTCTGGACGAGCGGCTCTACTGTGAGAGCCACGCCAAGGCTCGCGTCAAGCCGCCGGAGGGCTACGATGTGGTGGCGGTATACCCCAATGCCAAGGTGGAACTCGTCTGA